The sequence AATGAGAAACCTGGTGGGCAAATTCATAATGCGAATATTACCAATCTATGGAACCTTATAGGACGTGTACTTGGCTAAAACAGCATAATTAGGGTAGCAGATCTATTGCTAGCTTGATAAAACAATTCTAGGTGTGGGTAAAATAACCAAATCAGGTCTTATAATTAATTATAAGGCCTGTATGCATCTATAAAACAATTTTTGAAAAGAAGCAGTTGTCATCCCAGTGCGTGACACACAAGTGTACGAACGTTTGTTATGGAAAGTGAAAAAGGTAATAATCGTAGACTTTTTCTGGGTTTCCACCACAATATTCAATGACAGGTTTTAGGATTTCAAGCCTGAGTTCATTCATAAAAGCTCTCCTTGCAAACTTATAACTCTTGATTTCGCTGCGTTTTCTGTATTCTGTTAATAAAACCGAAGCAATAAGAATCATGTATAGTGTGACCAAAATTGTGTTTTTGCTATGTCCAAGAAAATGCTTCGTGTTGAGCTCCTGCTTGATAAATTTGAAGAAAACTTCTATTGACCAGCGCCTTTTGTAAAGAGCGCAGACTTCTTCAGCAGACATTTCATAAATATTAGTCAAAAATGTGAGAACTTCGCCATTCTGTCGATTTTGCGCTTTAATTAGCCTGATTTCAAACGACAAAAATCTTGAACCTTTTTGCCCCAGCCTGACTACTACATCTTCCATTAGCTCAAGCGTTCCAGTCTGCATGCCTGCAACTTTTCCGTGGATACGCACAATTTGATAACGAATATTATCGTTGCCACGTGTGATAAAATGTATGCCTTTATCTATAAACTCCTCGAAAGTTGCACGTTTTTGCAGTCCTCGATCAAATATGCAAATCGACTCTTGACCGTGATTTAAAATCATTTCCCGGAACGATGTGCTGTCAGAGGAGCCCTTGGCTTGAGTATACAAGTTCAGCAACTTTGCAAACCTGCCGTCAGTGGCAACGGTGCACTTTACCATATTCTTTGCACCACCACGCCATGGTATTGCAGATTGCAGTAATTTGCTCGATAACTGCAGGGTTGTGGAATCTATAATTAATAGCTTTTCTTGGTCTTTTTGGTTACAAAAACTTTGTAAAACGAACGAAAAAATTCTTTCGAAGTACTTAATTGGTATCGTTTTTAAGCGGCTTGCCACCGATGAATGGCGCGTATTCAGGCAAAACATCCGACGATAATTTTCCTCGATAGTCCGCAAGCTCAGCTCGTTTTTCTCCAATATGCTGTACAGCAGTAAATTAAATATATTTTCTCCCGTAAGTTTGCCCACTTTGTAATCAACGCCAACCGCTTTGCCTATTTCATCTAACACTGCTTTCGGCAATTTTGATATTATTTCTTTGTAATAAAACACACTTCACACCCTAATTTTTTTCCTATCTTATCGCTAAATTAGACGTTCGTACAGTTGTGTGCGTGACACTGGGATCCAGGAATTTTTTTACACTGGATCCTATGATCAAGTCATAGGATGACAGAAAAAATGGTAAACCTTACCTATTGTGGATATCAAATCTAGGTAATATCATCAGGAAGATACTACGCTAACTGGATAATCACCGGTAAAGCAAGCATCGCAATATTGCGGCGCTATATTATTACGCTTTTCTTCTTTCACAGCTCTGTATAGCCCATCAACACTTAAAAAGGCTAAGCTATTTACTCCAATAATTTTTCTAATTTCTTCTACAGACTGATTTGCAGCAATTAAATCTTTGCACTCTGGTGTATCTATCCCATAAAAACAAGAATGCTTAATTGGTGGGCTTGAAATTTTTAGGTGAATTTCTTTGACTCCTGCATCCTTTAACATAACTATTATACTTTGCAGTGTGCTACCGCGTACTATGCTATCATCTATTAAAATTATATTTTTACCCTTTAAAATATGTTTATTAGCATTAAATTTTAATTTTATTCTAACTTTACGCACCTCAGCAGTTGGTTGTATAAAAGTCCTTCCTATATAGTGATTACGAATTATTCCAAGCTCCATAGGTATTTCTGAATGCTCTGCGTACCCAATAGCAGCAGGTATTCCGGAATCAGGTATTGGCACAATCATGTCTATATTGCCTATTGGAGGGCTCTCTCTAGCAAGCGTCTTCCCTATTGCCTTTCTTATATCATATATTGACCTATCTTCCATTATGCTATCTGGTCTTGAAAAATAGACATACTCAAAAATACAAAAACTTGATTTCTTCTGCAAAAAAGGAAACATTGACGTTAATTTACCATTTTGATCAATAATCACTAGCTCACCAGGCTTTATTTCTCGGGTAAACTCAGCGTTTACTATATCAAGTGCGCAAGTTTCAGATGCAAGAATATAAGAGTCATTTAGCTTTCCTAAGACAAGTGGCCTGATCCCTGCCGGATCACGCACTCCAATAACTACATTTTGATTAATCGCTACAAAAGAATAAGCGCCTTGTACTTGTTTTAATGCATCTATAAAGCTTTCTAAGAAGCTATCGTTTTTACTGCTTGCGAGCAAATGTACAACCACTTCCGTATCTATGTCCGATTGAAAAACACACCCTTGCTCAATTAATTGTTCACGCACTTGAAAAGTATTAATTAAATTACCATTATGCGCTATAGCAAAGTCACCAAATTTATCACTTTTACCAAGCATTGGCTGTGCTCCGGATTTACTGCCACTTGTTGAATATCGCACATGACCTATTGCATAATTTCCAGGTAAAGATTTCTTTATCTCATCTATATCATCAAGGACGCTGCTTACTTGGCCTTGAAAGTGATAAGAATGTATTTTATCTTTGCTGCTTGTTACAATACCAAAAGATTCTTGACCTCTATGCTGCAAAGCATGAAGAGCAAGTATAGAGTTAAATGCAGCATCATTATTACAGCTTATACTAAATACTCCACATTCTTCGTGTATTTCATCCAGCATAATAACTATTAAGTAAAGCTTAATTTTACTTTAGCGCATATAAAGCACAAGCATTTTGTTTATCTGCTTTTATGCTCTGAATATTACCATTGACAATAAAGACAGTGCCTTGAAACTGTGCAGCGATATGTAAAGAATTTAAAAAGCATCAAGCTCATATTCAGTATGCAAATCTCTTACTAAAGCTTCAGCATGTTCTTTATGAATGATTATACTAATTTTGATTTCAGATGCTGTAATAGCAAGCACTTCTATCTTTTTTTCACTTAAAACCTTTAGTGTGCGATGCATAACTTCGGTGTTAGACATAACACCGATGCCAATTATCGAAATTTTAGCTATATTGTTATTTATGGTATAATTTTTATCCTCGCTCAATAATTTCCTTACTAAATCAACATCAAACTTTGAAACAACAAAACTTGATCCATGTATCATATCAATTTTAACATTTACTCCTGCTATATCTTTTAAAGTATGCAAGGTATGAGCAATGTTAGTAAAAGTTACAAGAGCCTCATTAGTACTACAAGTTATCCCAGTAATCAAGTATTTCTCTAGTACGTCCCTTTCCCCTAGCACAGTAGTACCCTCTACTTCTTTAAAAGTAGACAATACCTGCACTTTAATGTTATGTTTCATTGCAAGTTGTACTGAACGGTTATGCAATATTCTAGCACCAGATGACGACATTTCCAACATTTCCTTGTAAGCAATAGATTTGAGTTTGTGTGCTTTTGGAACAATTTTTGGGTCAGCTGTATATACTCCATCAATATCACTAAAAATTTGACAAATTCCAACGCCAAAAGCTACCGCTAATGCAACAGCGGATATATCAGAGCCACCTCTTCCAAAAGTAGTGATTCTATCATCGTACGTAGCACCCTGAAAACCAGCAATAATTGCGACATTATAGCCTTCTATAAACGATCTTTTCAAACGATCAACTTTTATTGTTTTTATTTTAGATTCAGAGTGAGAATCATCAGTAATAATTGGCAACTGCCAGGCAAGCCATGATTTAGCGTTAACGCCGGTAGATTGAAGAGTAATTGCTAATAACCCACACGAAATCTGCTCTCCTGCTGAAAGCATAACATCGTATTCTGATTTCTCTTGCCTACAACTTAAATTTGAGATTTGTCTAGCCTGAAAAGCCATCTGATCAGTAAACCCAGCAACAGCAGATACAACAACAACCACGTTATAACCTTGCTCAACATCGTTTTTTATTAAACTTGCAACTCGGTTTAAATCAGTTAATGAAGTTCCACCAAATTTTTTTATGATTATTTTATCCATAGTTATAATATAGCCTTCTTCTGACGAAAAATATAGTTTTTGTATGAATTTGACATTTGCGGCATGATGCATTTAGCCCTTACATATTACAGCTATAACTTCATGCATCCCTCAATCCTTCAAAAAAATCCTTTAGCAAGAAAGAGCATTCTGCTTCTAATATTCCACCATAAATTTCAGGAACATGATTGCAAAATTGAAATATCTTAGCACCATTTTCAACTCCACCGCCTTTTGGGTTATAAGCCCCGAAATACAATCGTCTAATCCTTGCAAAAGAGATAGCTTGAGCGCACATCGGGCACGGCTCTAATGTTACATACATGTCAAACTCACAAAGTCTTGAAGTTGAAAGTAATTCACATGCTTGCCTGATTGCTAATGTCTCCGCATGCGCTGTTGGGTCATTAGACGTAACAGTCATGTTGTATGCTGAAGCAATTACATTATCTCCACTTACTATTACAGCTCCTATTGGCGCCTCATCCATTTCTTTTGCAATTTTAGCTTGCTCTATGGCAAGTTTCATGTGGAAATTGTTAAACATTTACTGAGTATTACAAGAAATATAGCTTTCTCCTTTAATCTTTTTTACCTTTCTTAAGCCGTAGACCTCACTTCTTGGCTCATTGAATTTAACCTTTACAGCCGGAGCATGAATAATGTTATTGCATGATAACATGTTGTTATTTCCATCAACACTGTCGCTAACGTCGCTTTTTGCATAATCATGTTCTATTGCAATACGACTTATGGTTTCATTACGCTCAGCTTCTTCTGCATCTAGTATTGCACTTATTTCATTCTTTACAGGCTGATCCGCAGATCCGTTTACATATTCTAATAATTCCTTTGTATATTCATATAGATATATAATATTATCTAACACCTACCCCTCTCTGTTAGCCTTATTTATTAAATTCTATCAGACTTTTGTTTCTTTATCAACTGCTGCTTTAATAAATGATACAAAAAGAGGATGTGGAGAAAATGGCTTTGATTGAAATTCTGGATGAAATTGCACTCCGATAAACCATGGATGATTTTCTAGTTCCACTGCTTCTACACATGTACCATCTTCTGATATGCTGCTACATATCAGCCCATTTTTCTCTAAATCATCTTTATAATCAGAATTGATAATATACCTATGTCTATGCCTCTCTGAGATGGTAGAACTGCCATATATATTCATCACTCTTGAATCTAAGTTTACGCTACATTTATATGCACCAAGCCTCATGGTTCCACCTAAATTGCTATTTTGGCTATCAAGTAATTTTACAATAGGGTTTTTACAATCATAAAACTCTTCAGAGTGTACATCTTCAAGTTTTAAAACATTGCGAGCAAATTCAATAACCGCAAGCTGCATACCAAAACATATTCCAAAAAATGGAATATTATTTATACGGGCGTAATTGATTGCTAAAATTTTACCTTCGATTCCATGATCACCAAAACCTCCAGGCACAAGGATTGCACGAGAATTTTTTAATTCTTCTTCTACAGTTTTCTCACTTAGCACTCTTGAATTAACCCAATGTATCTTGATGTTTACTTTATTAAAAATCGCTCCATGAGTCAGTGCTTCTACCAACGACTTATACGCATCTGGAAATTCTGTATATTTTCCGACTACTGATATAATAATTTTCTGCGTTGGATTCTTAATGGTATTTATTATTTCTTGCCATGATATCAAACTTGGCTTTGGCTTACTTAAATTAAAATGTTCTAAAATTTGTGTATCAAGCCCATATTGGCTATAGAGTGCTGGTAACTCGTATATATGACTTACATCAGGAGCTGGAATAACATTAGATAGAGGCACATTACAAAGATTAGCTATTTTCTCTCTTTGATCTTTGGAAATCTTTTTTTCGCTGCGACACAATATAATATCTGGTTGTAATCCTGCAAAATTTAACTCTCGAACCGAATGTTGTGTCGGTTTTGTCTTTAATTCCTGCGCTGCAGCAAGATATGGCACTAAAGTCAAATGTATAAGAATAACTCTCTGTTTTCCGAGCTTATAGCTAATTTGACGTATGGCTTCTAAAAATGGTTGGCTTTCGATATCACCTACAGTTCCACCTATTTCACATATTACAAAATCTAGATCTTCCGTATTATTAGAAATAAAAGACTTAATTAAATCCGTAACATGTGGAATAACTTGCACAGTTTTGCCTAAGTAGTCACCGTGCCTCTCTTTCTTTAATAACTCATGATACACTTTACCAGTTGTTATATTGTCATCTTTTGTTGCGTTAATACCAGTAAAACGCTCATAATTACCTAAATCCAAGTCAGTTTCAGCACCATCTTCTGTAACAAACACTTCACCATGTTGAGTAGGGTTCATTGTTCCAGGATCAATATTTAAATAAGGATCAAGTTTTCTAATGTGTATTTTAAAGTCATGGGCTTGAAGGAGCGCACCAACACTCGAAGAAACAAGGCCTTTCCCAAGTGACGATACAACTCCACCTGTTACAAAGATAAATTTAGTGCAAGTTGCCTCTTTCATTAATTTTCAAATGGAACGGAAGTAGATTCTTTTTCTTGTTTTTTTTCTAATATGATTTTCTCTGCAATCGATTTTTTATGCACGTCTTTTGAAGATAATCCCGATAACAGTAATGTGTTTATAATGAACAACCCAGCTATTATAGCCGTTATTTTGCTGAGCGGATTTGCAGAAGATTTCATTGGAACCATTGAATTGAGTCCCTGTTGCGAACTACTAAAACCACTTAGTGAGCTACTGCCAGGTGGCTGCAAAAGAACTAAAATCACCAAAACAATAACTAGTATTATTTGAAATATATTTAATATCATTATTGACATTGTGGGCAGCGCTTAAAAGAAAAATTTTAGAGGCGTGAAGCGCTTAAGTCAAGCTCTTATAAACACCTGTCATCTCAAGTGATTATAGCTTCAATTCTATTTACTTTTAAATTTATTAATACTGGCGGTAAACATTATCGCATACTGCTCCTTTCCAGTCAATCCTAACAACATTTATGCTACTACTTGGTTGTTTTAATAATCCTCTACCTTCTTTTTTTGTTATTTGTATATCTTCACCGAGATAGTGATATATTTTACTACCCCAGTTCACCTGACTAGATCTACTAGATTCGTTGCTACTTTTATTGGAATCATGAAATTCCTGATAAGGCCAACTTTTATCATTACTAGCATCACACATAAATTACTCCATAATAAAATAAATATAATGCATATATTGTCATAATATACAAAAATGCCAAATAAGTAGTGATAAACTAATAACTATAGAAGCAAAGTTTAATCCTCTTAAATTTGTAATTTTCTGGAAAGCGGTATATTCTTTGGTTTTACTTGAAGTTAAAGTGAACATGAAGTCAAAGCATTACCCTGATACAACAAGCAGCCCTAATTTTCCATCACTGGAAAAGGAAATTATAAAATTCTGGCAAGAAAATAAAGTATTTGAGCAGTCAGTGGAAGAGCGCTCTTTAGATAATTGCTTTGTATTTTATGATGGGCCTCCATTTGCAAACGGGCTACCGCATTATGGACATTTGCTTACTGGTTTCATAAAAGACGCATTTGCAAGATATCAAACGATGCTCCAAAAAAGAGTTGAACGAAGATTCGGTTGGGATTGCCATGGACTGCCGGCTGAAATGGGTGCTGAAAAGGAGCTTGGAATATCGGGTAGAACCGAGATAGAAAAATTTGGCATCGATAAGTTTAACAATCATTGCCGCACCTCCGTGATGAAATTTGCTTCAGAATGGGAAAAATACGTAAATAGGCAAGCAAGATGGGTGGATTTTCAGAGTGGCTATAAAACTATGGATAAGTCGTTCATGGAATCGGTCATGTGGGCATTTAAACAACTCTATGATAAAGGTTTAGTATATGAATCAGTCCGTGTTGTGCCTTATAGCTGGGCATGCGAAACTCCGTTATCTAATTTTGAAACAAGACTGGATAATGCTTATAGGGAAAAGGCCAGTAAAGCCGTAACCGTTGCATTTGAGCTGTTAGAGGAACCACAAAAGCTTAAAGATATTGCAGAAAAGTGTAGGTTGTTAGCCTGGACAACAACTCCTTGGACACTACCAAGCAATCTAGCTTTGGCAATAGGAAAGGATATAAAGTATTGTGCAGTGTCAATCCACTCTTCGGTGTCATTCCAGCGCGTGACGCTGGAATCCAGAGAAAAGGAATCATGGATCCCAGTGTCAAGCACTGGGATAACAAATAGTAGCACTGAAATGACAGATAATAGCGCTGGAATGACAGATAGTAGTGTTGGGATAACAGATAGTAGCGCTGGAATGATACCAAATCAAAATGAAATTTATATCTTCGCTGAAAGCTATTTGGAGAAGTTTATTGACCACTGTACAAAGAGCAATATTCAATATGAAGACTGTAACATAAAACTTACAGCAAATGATCTAGCAGGTCTTTCTTACAAGCCACTGTTTGACTATTTTAAAGACACAAAAAATGCATTTCACGTTTTTATTGCTGATTATGTTACAGAAGAAGACGGCACTGGAGTTGTACACACAGCTCCTGGGTTTGGTGAAGAAGACTTTAATCTCTGCAAAATTCATGACATTCCGGCCATTTGTCCAATCGATAACAGTGCAAAATTTACTGCTGAAGTACCAGATCTAGCTGGCATTCACGTTTTTGATACAAATGATATAGTAATAAAAAAACTAAAAGAGCAGGGAAATTGGTTTAAAACTGAGCAATATATTCACAATTATCCACACTGCTGGCGGACTGATACTCCTTTAATATACCGCACTATGCCTTCTTGGTACGTGGCTGTTACAAAATTTAAGCATCGAATGATGGAGCTAAACAAAAAAGTTAATTGGATGCCAAATCATATCAGGGATGGTCAATTTGGAAAGTGGCTTGAAGGAGCGCATGATTGGTCAATTTCGCGTAATCGTTTCTGGGGCACTCCAATTCCTGTGTGGCAGTCAGATGATGCAAAGTACCCAAGAGTGGATGTGTATGGTTCAATAGAAGAGCTTGAAAGAGATTTTAATGTAAAAGTGGATGATTTACATAGACCATTTATTGATACTTTAACAAGGCCAAATCCTGATGATCCAACTGGAAAATCAACTATGCGTCGTGTGCCTGATGTATTTGACTGCTGGTTTGAGTCTGGCTCAATGCCATTTGCACAAGTCCACTATCCATTTGAAAATAAAGAGTGGTTTGAAAATAATTTTCCTGCAGATTTTATCACTGAATACATAGCACAAACTCGAGGTTGGTTTTATACGCTGTTTGTATTATCTACCGCTCTATTTGATCGCGAACCATTTAAAAATTGCATATGTCATGGCGTTGTTTTAGATGTAAAGGGACAAAAATTATCCAAACGTTTGAACAATTACGCAGACCCAATGGAAGTTTTTGACCAATATGGTTCTGACGCTCTGCGTTTTCTTATGCTTTCTGGCTCTATTGTTTGTGGTGGGAACTTGCTGCTTGATAAAGAAGGGAATTCAATACGTGATGTGCTGAGAAACGTGATAAAACCTATTTGGAATAGCTACCACTTCTTCACTATGTATGCAAATGCAGATGGAATTAAAGCTGAAATTTGCAAGGATTATAAAAACACTCTCGATCGCTACATGATTTCTAAGTGCTTTGAAGCTATACAGAAAATCCAGACTGCTATGAATCAGTATAATTCTCAAGAAGCTTGCAAAATTCTAATGGACTTTTTTGAGGTGCTAAACAATTGGTATATTCGCCAGAGTCGTGAGCGTTTTTGGAAAGAAAGCTTAGATCAGGATAAAATCGATGCTTATAATGTTTTATACACAGTTTTTTATTATATATTGAGGGCTTCAGCTCCTTTACTTCCACTCACAACAGAAACTATATGGCAAGGGCTTAAATATAAAAAATCATCGGTACATTTATCTGATTTTCCACCATTGGAGAAGTTTGATCATGAGCTCACCGCAAAAATGGATTTAGTAAAAGAAATATGTAACGCTGCATTATCAATTCGAAATACTTATAACATAAGGGTGCGTCAGCCGCTTGGCAGCATGACAATCTATCATAAGTCTTCATGTGATTTCCTTACTGGAGAGTACCAAGAAATCATAAAAAGCGAAGTAAATGTAAAAGAATTGAAAATAGCGAGTGAATTAAAGGAAGTTGCATCGCTAGAATTGAAATTAAATTTTCCATTACTTGGCAAGAGGATGCCAGATAAAATCAAGAAATTAGTACAATATGTGAAGCAAGGCAAATGGCAGCAAATTGAAGAAACTGTTATCCCAGAACCCTTCCATCATGCCACCCAAGAACCATCTCCTGTCATCCCAGTGCGTGACACTGGGATCCAGCTTCCAGCGTCATACGCTGGAACGACAGAAAGAGGTCTCATACTTTTGGGAGACGAATCAGAGAACTACATTATAGAAAAAGACGAGTATGAGTTGTTATTAAAGGCAAACAGTGAATTTTCTTCCGTGTTTGATAATAATAAGGGAATTGTGATACTAAATACCACTTTAAGTGATGAATTAATTCTAGAGGGACTTGCAAGGGATGTTGTAAGGCTCATTCAAGAAACCAGAAAACAGGCGGATTTTCATATATCTGATCGTGTTAAAGTTATAATCAAAACAGAAGATGAAAAAATTAAGGAGGCAGTAAATAATTGGAATGAATACATAAAAGAGCAGACTCTTTCTTTATCTTTAGAAGTTAATGCAAATGCTCAAATAGATAATTATTATTCTAGTAACTATGAAAATGTTTCTATATACGTCAGCAAGGTAATTGAGTAGCAATAAAAATTGGTGGCCTTATAACCATAACGTCACCTTTGAAATAAAATGCTCATACAGTTGTTGTTCAAGTCAGACTTCTTTCGAAACTCGCTTGTGCGAGGCAAGTGCTAGGAGCACACGGAGCGGAAAACCGCAGTGTATTGAACATACATGAGGATTTGAGCACCGAAGCGACAACGCAATTTCCCACAGAAGTAGAGTTTCGAAAGAAGTCTATTTACTTTTTTTTCTTCTCGATATACTTACATATCAAAATAGACAATTCATATAGAATCAACATAGGAATTGCTAGTCCTACTTGGCTGAGTACATCAGGTGGAGTTAAAATTGCAGCGAGAATAAAAATTACTACTATTGCGATTCTGCGTTTATTTGACAAGCTTTGTGCACTAAGTAACCCAACTCTCACCATTAATGTGAGTATGACTGGAATTTGAAATGCAGTGCCAAATGCAAACATAAATTGGAGCACAAGATCTAAATATTCGCTCACTGATGGCATGAACTCTATTGGTATACCAAAAGATTTACCACTATGTTCAAAAGTAATGAAGAATTTCCACGCTAAAGGAAATATATAGTAATAAACTACAGTGGCACCCATTACGAATAAAACTGGCGTTGCAATTAAGTATGGTAACAATACTGCCCTTTCGCTTTTATATAACCCAGGCGCTAAAAACATATAGAATTGCCATGCAAATACAGGAAAGGAAAATAAAATTGCACTCATTATCGCAACTCTGAGATACACAAAAAACGCTTCTGTTAAATCTGTGTAAATTAAAGAAAAACCATTGCTGCCTTTTGTGGCCTCTATTAAAGGTGAAAGTAAAAATCGATATATATTTTCCTTAAAATAATAACATAAACCAAAAGCAACACAAAAAAACAAGAAGCAAAAAATCACCCTTTTTCTTAGTTCTGCAAAGTGCTCATAAAATGAAGCGTTGTTATTTAATTTCTCATTCATGCTCTATTATAGCACAATAACGCTATGTCTAACATTCTAAGTGAAAAAGCCCATTCATTATCATACCATGCTGCAACTCTGCAGATATCACCTATAACGTATGTACCAGTTAAGTCCACAACTGCGCTATAAGGATTATGTACAAAATCTATTGAAACTAAAGGCTCGGTACATATAGAAAGTACAAAAAGCGCATTTGACATTTCAAAACTACTTGTCATTCTAGTGTCTGACACTGGAGTCTTTTCTTTTTCTTCCACTATTGATTCCAGTGTCACTTGCTGAGAGTAGCGTTTAAATATTTCATTAATTTCTTCAGCCGTTACCTTCTTGTCAGTTGTAAACTTAAAATCAATCATAGAAACATTACTAACCGGTACTCTGATTGCAGTACCATCAATCTTTCCTTGCAATTCTGGAATAATAGAACCAATTGTTTTTGCTGCCCCAGTTGTAGTTGGCACCATAGATAGCCCGCAAGCCCTGGCTCTACGCAAATCCCTATGATTGCCATCAAGGATATTTTGATCATTCGTATAAGCATGTATGGTGGTCATAAAACCACTTTTTATTCCAACATTAGAGTGCAAAATTTGTGCAATCGGAGCAAGGCAATTTGTAGTACATGAACCTGCTGATATCACCTTATGCTCTTTTTTAAGCATGTGATTATTTACACCATAAACTATAGTTACATCGCTATCTGCAACCGGGGCCGAAACAATGACTTTTTCCGCATTGTGCCTCATTGCATCTGAATTCTTGTTAAACGCACCGGTACATTCAAGTACTACATCAACATCCCAAGGAATATTT is a genomic window of Wolbachia endosymbiont of Folsomia candida containing:
- a CDS encoding class I tRNA ligase family protein translates to MKSKHYPDTTSSPNFPSLEKEIIKFWQENKVFEQSVEERSLDNCFVFYDGPPFANGLPHYGHLLTGFIKDAFARYQTMLQKRVERRFGWDCHGLPAEMGAEKELGISGRTEIEKFGIDKFNNHCRTSVMKFASEWEKYVNRQARWVDFQSGYKTMDKSFMESVMWAFKQLYDKGLVYESVRVVPYSWACETPLSNFETRLDNAYREKASKAVTVAFELLEEPQKLKDIAEKCRLLAWTTTPWTLPSNLALAIGKDIKYCAVSIHSSVSFQRVTLESREKESWIPVSSTGITNSSTEMTDNSAGMTDSSVGITDSSAGMIPNQNEIYIFAESYLEKFIDHCTKSNIQYEDCNIKLTANDLAGLSYKPLFDYFKDTKNAFHVFIADYVTEEDGTGVVHTAPGFGEEDFNLCKIHDIPAICPIDNSAKFTAEVPDLAGIHVFDTNDIVIKKLKEQGNWFKTEQYIHNYPHCWRTDTPLIYRTMPSWYVAVTKFKHRMMELNKKVNWMPNHIRDGQFGKWLEGAHDWSISRNRFWGTPIPVWQSDDAKYPRVDVYGSIEELERDFNVKVDDLHRPFIDTLTRPNPDDPTGKSTMRRVPDVFDCWFESGSMPFAQVHYPFENKEWFENNFPADFITEYIAQTRGWFYTLFVLSTALFDREPFKNCICHGVVLDVKGQKLSKRLNNYADPMEVFDQYGSDALRFLMLSGSIVCGGNLLLDKEGNSIRDVLRNVIKPIWNSYHFFTMYANADGIKAEICKDYKNTLDRYMISKCFEAIQKIQTAMNQYNSQEACKILMDFFEVLNNWYIRQSRERFWKESLDQDKIDAYNVLYTVFYYILRASAPLLPLTTETIWQGLKYKKSSVHLSDFPPLEKFDHELTAKMDLVKEICNAALSIRNTYNIRVRQPLGSMTIYHKSSCDFLTGEYQEIIKSEVNVKELKIASELKEVASLELKLNFPLLGKRMPDKIKKLVQYVKQGKWQQIEETVIPEPFHHATQEPSPVIPVRDTGIQLPASYAGTTERGLILLGDESENYIIEKDEYELLLKANSEFSSVFDNNKGIVILNTTLSDELILEGLARDVVRLIQETRKQADFHISDRVKVIIKTEDEKIKEAVNNWNEYIKEQTLSLSLEVNANAQIDNYYSSNYENVSIYVSKVIE
- the tatC gene encoding twin-arginine translocase subunit TatC, encoding MNEKLNNNASFYEHFAELRKRVIFCFLFFCVAFGLCYYFKENIYRFLLSPLIEATKGSNGFSLIYTDLTEAFFVYLRVAIMSAILFSFPVFAWQFYMFLAPGLYKSERAVLLPYLIATPVLFVMGATVVYYYIFPLAWKFFITFEHSGKSFGIPIEFMPSVSEYLDLVLQFMFAFGTAFQIPVILTLMVRVGLLSAQSLSNKRRIAIVVIFILAAILTPPDVLSQVGLAIPMLILYELSILICKYIEKKKK
- a CDS encoding type I glyceraldehyde-3-phosphate dehydrogenase encodes the protein MTVRVGINGLGRIGKSVLRAIFEIEKYSKQIEVVAVNGSMSVEQHAHLIKYDSVHGKFNGEIDFSESENWLSINGRKFSLFRERSPENIPWDVDVVLECTGAFNKNSDAMRHNAEKVIVSAPVADSDVTIVYGVNNHMLKKEHKVISAGSCTTNCLAPIAQILHSNVGIKSGFMTTIHAYTNDQNILDGNHRDLRRARACGLSMVPTTTGAAKTIGSIIPELQGKIDGTAIRVPVSNVSMIDFKFTTDKKVTAEEINEIFKRYSQQVTLESIVEEKEKTPVSDTRMTSSFEMSNALFVLSICTEPLVSIDFVHNPYSAVVDLTGTYVIGDICRVAAWYDNEWAFSLRMLDIALLCYNRA